A genomic window from Triticum urartu cultivar G1812 chromosome 7, Tu2.1, whole genome shotgun sequence includes:
- the LOC125522162 gene encoding 14 kDa zinc-binding protein-like, which yields MAATAAAATLAAATSSLLRRSPLLRPHALRVSRDFAPRRFARHIASSTNEEAAAKTAAATADTGGPTIFDKIIAKEIPSSIVYEDEKVLAFRDINPQAPVHVLVIPKLRDGLTGLDKAEPRHAEILGQLLYAAKVVAEKEGVADGFRVVINNGAEGCQSVYHLHVHVLGGRQMKWPPG from the exons ATGGCGGCCACGGCCGCGGCGGCGACGCTGGCGGCGGCCACTTCCTCCCTCCTCCG GCGCTCCCCCCTGCTGCGGCCGCACGCGCTCCGGGTCTCCCGCGACTTCGCTCCCCGAAG ATTTGCGCGCCATATTGCTTCATCAACAAATGAAGAGGCTGCTGCCAAAACAGCGGCAGCGACTGCTGATACTGGAGGACCGACCAT TTTTGACAAGATCATTGCAAAGGAAATCCCTTCAAGCATTGTCTATGAGGATGAGAAAGTCTTGGCATTTAGAGATATCAATCCACAAGCTCCTGTCCATGTTTTAGTCATCCCAAAACTAAGAGATGGGCTAACTGGACTTGACAAG GCTGAACCAAGGCATGCTGAAATTTTGGGGCAGCTGCTTTACGCTGCGAAGGTAGTGGCTGAGAAGGAAGGCGTAGCAGATGGATTCCGCGTCGTCATAAACAACGGAGCAGAAGGAT GTCAATCAGTGTATCATCTGCACGTGCATGTACTCGGTGGAAGGCAGATGAAATGGCCTCCTGGTTAA
- the LOC125522912 gene encoding GDSL esterase/lipase At1g28600-like: MAPLASRLFLVVLALVRAFSAAAKPHYTGVLSFGDSLADTGNELARTGGGLASVPPYGETFFGHPTGRASDGRVVLDFIVEALGMPSPKPYFAGKTAADFRRGVNFAYGGSTALGPEFFLSRGLRSFVPVSLANQTAWFKNVVQLAGSEQEQRKLTATLLVMMGEMGINDYLVAITGKLSDGEIRTFVPHIVRAIRDVVTDVIGAGAKTVVVRGMIPLGCQPQMLALFEGTGAAYSRATGCLTRLNDLARLHNRALMRMVLDLRRAHRGTAILYADQYDPVAAIVLSPRKYGLGDRPLAACCGGSGTYNFDSNYATFCGVAGATTCTNPSKYVSWDGIHMTDAANRHVAGAVLRSTMLRQTPPTADLASS, from the exons ATGGCGCCCCTAGCTTCACGTCTCTTCCTAGTGGTGCTGGCGCTTGTTCGGGCCTTCTCCGCTGCCGCGAAGCCGCACTACACCGGCGTTTTAAGCTTCGGCGACTCGCTTGCCGACACCGGGAACGAGCTCGCGCGCACCGGCGGCGGGCTTGCCAGCGTGCCGCCGTACGGCGAGACCTTCTTCGGCCACCCCACCGGCCGTGCGTCCGACGGCCGGGTCGTCCTCGACTTCATAG TTGAGGCGCTGGGGATGCCATCGCCGAAGCCGTATTTCGCCGGCAAGACCGCGGCGGACTTCCGGCGGGGCGTCAACTTCGCGTACGGTGGGTCGACGGCGCTTGGCCCGGAGTTCTTCCTGAGCAGAGGGCTTAGGTCGTTCGTGCCCGTCTCGCTCGCAAACCAGACCGCCTGGTTCAAGAATGTTGTACAGCTAGCCGGCTCAGAACAAG AGCAGAGGAAGCTGACGGCGACGTTGCTGGTCATGATGGGAGAAATGGGAATCAACGACTACCTCGTCGCCATCACCGGAAAGCTCAGCGACGGTGAGATCCGGACCTTCGTGCCGCACATCGTCCGCGCCATCCGTGATGTCGTGACC GATGTGATCGGTGCGGGAGCAAAAACGGTGGTGGTCCGGGGGATGATACCGCTGGGTTGCCAACCGCAGATGCTAGCCCTCTTCGAGGGCACCGGCGCCGCCTACAGCCGTGCGACCGGCTGCCTGACGCGGCTCAACGACCTCGCCAGGCTGCACAACCGCGCGCTGATGCGCATGGTCCTTGACCTCCGGCGTGCCCACCGCGGCACGGCCATCCTCTACGCGGACCAGTACGACCCCGTCGCCGCCATCGTCCTCTCGCCCCGCAAGTACGGGCTCGGGGACAGGCCGCTGGCGGCGTGCTGCGGGGGGAGCGGCACCTACAACTTCGACTCCAACTACGCCACCTTCTGCGGCGTGGCCGGGGCGACGACGTGCACCAACCCCTCCAAATACGTCTCGTGGGACGGGATACACATGACCGACGCCGCTAACCGGCATGTCGCCGGCGCCGTGCTCAGGTCCACCATGTTGCGCCAAACGCCACCTACGGCAGACCTCGCCTCCAGCTAG
- the LOC125522416 gene encoding peroxidase 2-like produces MVTKLAALIVLAAFLGGPPACEGDIICFNGWLKLPIQDPRLCPQGSRSRMNGRTRALVPVPRPSGLGLGLGYYNNRSSKSYCPRAEGIVRDAVSKAVAAQPGIGAGLIRLFFHDCFVRGCDASVLLKTTNSNNSDTEMEGNPNKNSLRGLEVIDAAKAKIEAACPGRVSCADIVAFAARDASSILSNRRINIRMPGGRYDGRESFADETDQLPGPFSGATVLLNNFKAKGLTSDEMVTLSGAHTIGRARCAFFSSRFSEMDPTFAAKLRAQCNDDNTNVDQEHVTPEVLDMRYYQDVIDGKALFTSDAVLNSAETIKQVTENAKKAGAWERKFERAMENLGKIGVKTKADQGAEIRKVCWRVNN; encoded by the exons ATGGTGACTAAGCTCGCAGCGCTCATCGTCTTGGCGGCGTTCCTCGGCGGGCCCCCGGCGTGCGAGGGCGACATCATCTGCTTCAACGGCTGGCTGAAGCTACCCATCCAGGACCCGCGGCTCTGTCCTCAGGGCTCCAGGTCCAGGATGAACGGCCGTACGCGAGCGCTGGTGCCGGTGCCTCGTCCCTCGGGGTTAGGGCTCGGCCTCGGCTACTACAACAACAGGAGCTCCAAGTCCTACTGCCCGAGAGCGGAAGGGATCGTGAGGGATGCCGTGAGCAAGGCCGTGGCCGCGCAACCTGGCATTGGCGCGGGCCTCATCCGTCTCTTCTTCCACGACTGCTTCGTTCGG GGCTGCGACGCTTCCGTCCTCCTCAAGACGACCAACTCCAACAACAGCGACACGGAAATGGAAGGCAACCCGAACAAGAACAGCCTGCGAGGGTTAGAGGTGATCGATGCGGCCAAGGCGAAGATCGAGGCCGCCTGCCCCGGGAGAGTCTCGTGCGCCGACATCGTCGCCTTCGCCGCCCGCGACGCCTCCTCCATCCTCAGCAACCGCAGGATCAACATCCGGATGCCTGGCGGCCGCTACGACGGCCGCGAGTCCTTCGCCGATGAGACCGACCAGCTGCCCGGGCCCTTCTCCGGCGCTACAGTGCTCCTCAACAATTTCAAGGCCAAGGGGCTCACCTCCGACGAAATGGTCACGCTCTCCGGCGCGCACACCATCGGCCGCGCACGCTGCGCGTTCTTCTCTAGCCGCTTCTCTGAAATGGACCCGACATTTGCCGCCAAACTCAGGGCCCAGTGCAACGACGACAACACCAACGTGGACCAAGAACATGTGACCCCCGAAGTCCTGGATATGCGCTACTACCAGGATGTGATTGACGGAAAAGCGTTGTTCACCTCGGACGCCGTGCTCAACTCGGCCGAAACAATAAAGCAGGTGACAGAAAACGCGAAAAAGGCAGGGGCGTGGGAGAGGAAGTTCGAGAGAGCCATGGAGAATTTGGGGAAAATCGGGGTCAAGACCAAAGCCGACCAAGGCGCAGAGATCAGGAAGGTATGCTGGAGAGTCAACAACTAA